A genome region from Pelorhabdus rhamnosifermentans includes the following:
- a CDS encoding protease inhibitor I42 family protein: MKFIDVYENDYGNVIILPMYAILRVVLAENPATGYRWQVEDTSSSCLEMISNEFLAKNDHAIGATGIVVFYFKPVKLGRCKLYLKLWRLWEGDKSIVKRFRIAVSIISG, from the coding sequence ATGAAATTTATTGACGTTTACGAAAATGATTATGGCAATGTAATTATTTTACCAATGTATGCAATTCTAAGGGTAGTCTTGGCGGAAAACCCAGCAACGGGATATCGTTGGCAGGTGGAAGATACAAGTAGTAGCTGTCTTGAAATGATTTCAAATGAATTTCTGGCGAAAAATGACCATGCTATTGGGGCTACAGGAATAGTAGTTTTCTACTTTAAACCAGTCAAACTGGGGCGGTGTAAGCTTTACCTTAAGCTCTGGCGCTTGTGGGAGGGAGATAAATCTATTGTTAAGAGGTTTCGAATAGCCGTATCTATAATCAGCGGATGA